A part of Polynucleobacter sp. MG-Unter2-18 genomic DNA contains:
- a CDS encoding class I SAM-dependent methyltransferase, with translation MQKIKYFLFTLCCSLSLTTMADQSSVKVNDSYAPSLGQPGKDVIWLPTGTELVSLMLKTANVTNKDLVYDLGAGDGKIAIAAAKEFGAKAVGIEFNPNMAAFAQKNANQSGVGQLVTIINGDIFVEDFSQATVVTLYLLPDLNMQLRPTILKMKPGTRIVSHAFTMGDWEADKVMELEDKAYYWVVPADVIGEWSLEGLEIKNVTLTLAQRFQKVGGNIKIGNQSQPILDSRLEGKQLSFAYIDLNKNYITVKGDINGSEFKGEYQNIFSQGPVSGKRR, from the coding sequence GTGCAAAAAATAAAATATTTTTTATTTACTCTTTGTTGCAGCCTGTCCTTAACTACGATGGCCGATCAATCGAGCGTCAAAGTTAATGACTCATATGCACCAAGCCTCGGTCAACCTGGGAAAGATGTTATTTGGCTCCCAACGGGTACTGAGCTTGTGAGTTTGATGCTCAAAACGGCGAATGTCACCAATAAAGATTTAGTTTACGACTTGGGTGCTGGCGATGGCAAGATTGCGATCGCAGCTGCGAAAGAGTTTGGGGCAAAAGCAGTTGGTATTGAATTCAATCCAAACATGGCTGCATTTGCACAAAAAAATGCTAATCAATCTGGCGTGGGGCAGTTGGTCACAATCATCAATGGCGACATTTTTGTCGAGGACTTCAGTCAAGCTACTGTAGTCACCCTGTATTTATTGCCCGATCTCAATATGCAGTTACGACCTACTATTCTCAAGATGAAGCCCGGTACGCGCATCGTCTCTCATGCTTTTACTATGGGAGACTGGGAAGCCGATAAGGTAATGGAGCTAGAGGACAAAGCTTACTATTGGGTAGTTCCAGCCGATGTCATAGGTGAATGGTCATTGGAAGGTCTTGAAATCAAAAATGTCACCCTAACCCTTGCTCAACGATTTCAGAAAGTTGGCGGGAATATTAAAATTGGTAATCAGTCTCAGCCAATCCTGGATTCTCGCCTAGAGGGCAAGCAACTTAGCTTTGCATATATTGATCTGAACAAAAATTACATAACCGTTAAGGGTGATATCAATGGCTCGGAGTTCAAAGGCGAGTACCAAAATATCTTCTCTCAAGGCCCTGTTTCAGGTAAGCGTCGCTAA
- the glnL gene encoding nitrogen regulation protein NR(II): MLSAGLLRNSFKGAASAAPFFPTLLDQMPNAIVVFEADNQQLVYVNPAAESALDLSRKSLEGQSVRDLFGSNDSLNHMIEEVKAGHFSAKRQEMMLHSLPGSIHQESIPAHVVVASLEDPSLIMMEWFPIDQQLRSERDERVTQQVEANKQLMRNLAHEIKNPLGGIRGAAQLLEFELPEKGLREYTQVIIKESDRLQNLVDRLLAPHRKAHAMESFNVHEALERVRSLVLAEFPKGLRIIRNYDTSLPEVLGDREQLIQAVLNIAHNAAQALTEEIAQGTAQIELKTRVARSVTISKQRYKMAMDLHVIDNGPGIPEDIRERIFFPLVSGRDGGSGLGLTLAQTFVQQHQGFIACDSRPGRTDFQIQIPYRRQEKVI; the protein is encoded by the coding sequence ATGTTGAGCGCAGGTCTGTTGCGCAATTCGTTCAAAGGGGCAGCTTCGGCTGCTCCTTTTTTTCCGACATTGCTTGATCAGATGCCCAATGCCATCGTGGTATTTGAGGCGGACAACCAACAATTGGTTTATGTGAATCCTGCGGCAGAGTCTGCGCTAGATCTTTCTCGTAAATCACTTGAGGGTCAATCTGTCCGCGACTTATTCGGGTCAAATGACTCTCTTAATCATATGATTGAAGAGGTCAAGGCAGGGCACTTTTCCGCAAAACGACAGGAAATGATGTTGCATTCATTGCCCGGTAGCATTCATCAAGAATCTATTCCTGCTCATGTGGTGGTAGCGAGCCTTGAAGATCCAAGCCTCATCATGATGGAGTGGTTTCCAATCGATCAGCAGTTACGTAGTGAGCGTGATGAGCGAGTAACGCAGCAAGTTGAAGCAAATAAACAGTTAATGCGTAACTTAGCGCATGAAATTAAAAATCCTTTGGGCGGCATTCGTGGCGCCGCTCAATTGCTCGAGTTCGAGCTTCCAGAAAAGGGCTTGCGTGAATATACCCAAGTCATCATTAAAGAATCGGATCGTCTACAGAATCTAGTTGATCGACTATTGGCGCCGCATCGTAAGGCCCATGCTATGGAGTCATTTAATGTTCACGAGGCTCTAGAGCGAGTTCGCAGTCTTGTATTGGCTGAGTTTCCAAAAGGACTCCGAATCATTCGTAACTACGACACTAGTCTTCCTGAGGTTTTAGGTGATCGTGAGCAGTTGATACAGGCTGTATTAAATATTGCCCACAATGCAGCCCAAGCGCTTACTGAAGAGATTGCTCAAGGCACAGCTCAAATTGAATTGAAGACCAGAGTAGCTCGCTCGGTAACCATTTCTAAGCAACGCTACAAGATGGCGATGGATTTACATGTGATTGATAACGGACCTGGTATCCCAGAAGATATTCGCGAGCGCATTTTCTTTCCATTGGTATCTGGTAGGGATGGAGGCAGTGGTCTTGGTCTCACCCTAGCTCAAACTTTTGTGCAGCAACATCAAGGATTTATCGCCTGTGACAGCCGTCCTGGGCGGACTGATTTCCAAATTCAAATTCCTTACCGTAGGCAGGAGAAAGTAATATGA
- a CDS encoding M3 family metallopeptidase — protein sequence MTNSITSKPSPELQQNPLIAFGRGICAYSEIKPSDIAPAIDFLLQQAQSAVDHAVDPSTPANWNDLVEPLEDATESLSRSWGVISHLNSVADTPELRAAYGEMMPKVSAFFSGLGQNLALYLKFKALSQDPSFTKLNYAQKKVIDNSLRDFRLGGAELSDADKPRFAQIQDEQALLGKAFSEHVLDATDSFVHVITDQSELKGLPEDAIAAAADTAQQKGLEGWAFTLHFPSYYPIMQYSESRSLRRLMYEAYVTRASELAPQYAQGKVDWDNTQNMLEQLKLRDEEAHMLGFKNYAALSLAPKMASSVEEVDTFLTNFAQKAKPFALKDWQELSEFAKTELSIVDGLEPWDIAFASEKLKQERYAFSENELKQYFPLPKVLEGLFGVIQTLFGVKIEKADLPTWHADVQSFSVKNTENKIVAYFYLDPYARPGKRGGAWMDDARGRRELPNGEIQIPVAYLVCNFAAPVKVNGVLRQPTITHDDVITLFHESGHGLHHLLTQVSALGVSGINGVEWDAVELPSQFMENFCWEWEVLEKMTAHAETGKPLPKDLFNKMLAAKNFQNGYMTLRQVVMSLTDWRLHASFDAKNAQDHAVLDLSRSIAEQFNVIPQPAISRWINTFSHIFAGGYAAGYYSYKWAEVLSADVYSAFEEAAKLTGSVLDAETGKRYRTEILEVGGSRPAAESFKAFRGREPSIDALLRHGGLALAN from the coding sequence ATGACTAATTCAATCACATCAAAGCCCTCTCCTGAACTCCAGCAAAACCCACTGATTGCATTCGGAAGAGGCATTTGCGCCTACTCCGAGATAAAGCCATCTGATATTGCGCCAGCAATCGATTTCCTGCTACAGCAGGCGCAATCTGCAGTCGATCATGCAGTGGATCCGAGCACTCCTGCAAACTGGAATGATTTAGTGGAGCCTCTCGAGGATGCAACCGAATCTTTAAGCCGGTCTTGGGGAGTGATTTCTCATCTCAATAGCGTTGCAGATACCCCAGAACTTCGGGCGGCTTATGGCGAGATGATGCCCAAAGTAAGCGCATTTTTTTCTGGCCTAGGCCAAAATTTAGCGCTCTATCTAAAGTTCAAAGCACTCAGTCAGGATCCTAGCTTTACCAAACTGAATTACGCACAGAAAAAAGTAATTGATAACTCATTAAGAGATTTCCGCCTCGGTGGCGCAGAGCTCAGTGATGCTGATAAGCCTCGCTTTGCTCAAATTCAGGATGAGCAAGCATTGTTAGGTAAAGCGTTTTCTGAGCATGTTTTAGATGCCACTGATAGCTTTGTCCATGTCATTACTGATCAATCCGAACTAAAGGGCTTGCCAGAGGACGCTATCGCCGCAGCCGCGGATACAGCGCAACAAAAAGGGCTTGAGGGCTGGGCTTTTACTCTGCACTTCCCCTCTTACTACCCAATCATGCAGTACTCCGAGAGTCGCTCACTGCGACGCCTCATGTATGAGGCCTACGTCACACGAGCCTCTGAACTAGCTCCTCAATACGCTCAGGGCAAAGTCGATTGGGACAACACGCAAAACATGCTTGAGCAACTCAAGCTACGCGACGAAGAAGCACATATGCTGGGCTTCAAAAACTATGCTGCTCTGAGTTTGGCACCAAAGATGGCGAGCAGCGTTGAGGAGGTTGATACTTTCTTGACGAATTTCGCTCAAAAGGCAAAACCCTTTGCACTAAAGGATTGGCAAGAGCTCTCTGAATTTGCCAAAACTGAATTGTCTATTGTTGATGGATTAGAGCCATGGGATATTGCTTTTGCTTCTGAGAAATTGAAGCAAGAACGCTATGCGTTTTCTGAAAATGAATTAAAACAATATTTTCCTTTGCCTAAAGTGTTGGAGGGCTTATTTGGCGTAATTCAAACTTTGTTTGGCGTGAAGATTGAAAAGGCCGATCTGCCAACTTGGCATGCCGATGTACAGTCTTTCTCGGTTAAAAATACTGAAAACAAGATCGTTGCTTATTTCTATCTAGACCCATACGCTCGTCCTGGTAAACGCGGTGGTGCCTGGATGGATGATGCTCGCGGTCGCCGTGAATTGCCTAATGGAGAGATACAGATTCCAGTTGCCTATCTTGTTTGCAACTTTGCAGCTCCGGTAAAAGTAAATGGCGTATTGCGCCAACCCACAATCACTCATGATGATGTGATTACACTCTTTCACGAGAGTGGTCATGGCCTGCATCACCTATTAACGCAAGTCAGTGCTTTAGGTGTATCTGGTATCAACGGTGTCGAGTGGGATGCAGTTGAGTTACCAAGTCAATTCATGGAAAACTTTTGCTGGGAATGGGAAGTTTTAGAGAAAATGACAGCACATGCTGAAACCGGCAAGCCACTACCCAAAGATTTATTTAATAAGATGCTCGCCGCTAAGAATTTTCAAAACGGCTACATGACCTTACGCCAAGTGGTGATGTCGCTAACTGATTGGCGCCTGCATGCCAGTTTTGATGCTAAAAATGCTCAGGATCATGCAGTACTTGATCTGTCCAGAAGTATTGCAGAACAATTCAATGTCATTCCTCAGCCAGCAATCTCCCGCTGGATCAACACCTTTAGCCATATTTTTGCCGGTGGATATGCTGCTGGTTATTACAGCTATAAATGGGCTGAAGTTCTTTCTGCCGACGTCTACTCTGCTTTTGAAGAGGCTGCAAAACTCACTGGTAGCGTCCTTGATGCTGAAACTGGTAAGCGCTATCGTACAGAGATTTTAGAGGTGGGTGGCAGTCGCCCTGCCGCTGAATCCTTTAAAGCATTTAGAGGAAGAGAGCCTAGTATTGATGCTCTATTAAGGCATGGTGGTTTAGCTTTAGCAAATTAA
- a CDS encoding molybdopterin-binding protein, whose protein sequence is MVEVIKKLSVEGSDVNARRFGLIVIGDEILSGRRQDKHLGKLIELLNERGLSLSWAKYVADDPEQITATLKDSFTSGDVVFSTGGIGATPDDHTRQCAALALGTKTKLHPTAQELIASRIQIMAEGDPMKADLNTAENQHRFKMGEFPIGSDIIPNPYNQIPGFSIREHYFVPGFPVMAAPMMAWCLDTYYQNLFHRENWAEQSFIVPKGIESVLTPLMERIEASFPGVKVFSLPSVGDSSRGGVYAERHIELGIKGNAILLESAWIALRTGTEALGYAIHDISKSD, encoded by the coding sequence ATGGTTGAGGTCATAAAAAAGCTGAGTGTCGAGGGCTCTGATGTGAACGCTCGTCGTTTCGGTTTAATTGTGATTGGCGATGAAATTTTGTCTGGTCGTCGTCAAGATAAGCATTTAGGTAAATTGATCGAGCTTTTAAATGAGCGCGGCCTCAGCTTATCGTGGGCTAAATATGTTGCTGATGATCCAGAGCAAATTACCGCTACCCTGAAAGACAGCTTCACTAGTGGTGATGTAGTTTTTAGTACTGGCGGCATTGGAGCCACGCCCGATGACCACACGAGACAATGCGCCGCTTTAGCCTTGGGCACAAAAACAAAACTGCATCCGACTGCACAAGAGCTTATTGCAAGCCGTATTCAGATCATGGCAGAGGGTGATCCGATGAAGGCTGATCTGAATACCGCTGAAAACCAGCATCGTTTCAAGATGGGTGAGTTTCCAATTGGTAGCGACATCATCCCCAATCCCTATAACCAAATTCCTGGTTTTTCGATTCGTGAGCACTATTTTGTTCCTGGCTTTCCGGTCATGGCTGCCCCCATGATGGCTTGGTGCTTGGATACCTATTATCAGAATTTATTTCATCGTGAAAACTGGGCAGAGCAAAGTTTTATTGTTCCAAAAGGGATTGAATCGGTCTTAACGCCCTTAATGGAGCGCATTGAGGCCTCTTTTCCGGGGGTAAAGGTCTTTAGTCTTCCGTCGGTTGGCGACTCATCTAGAGGGGGTGTTTACGCTGAGCGCCATATTGAATTGGGTATCAAGGGAAACGCTATTCTCCTAGAAAGCGCTTGGATTGCTTTGCGCACAGGCACCGAGGCTTTGGGTTATGCCATTCACGATATTTCAAAATCTGACTGA
- the xth gene encoding exodeoxyribonuclease III, with translation MTDSIRIAAWNVNSLKVRLPQVLKWLQDHERAKTPIDALCLQELKLTDDKYPHQELEEAGYISIAAGQKTYNGVAIIVRKAALAPIATDHDTTFLKPVRNIPENVDEQQRILAATVCFKGMQPIRLVSAYFPNGQSPDSDKFVYKLGWLKALENWLREELTQNSRLALLGDFNIAPSDIDVHDPSKWIGQNLVSPEERKAFQQLLELGLTDSFRMFEQAPKSFSWWDYRMMGFRRNAGMRIDHILLSDALKEKCNSSIIDKEPRTWEQPSDHAPVIAEIKKA, from the coding sequence ATGACTGATTCAATCAGAATTGCCGCCTGGAATGTGAACTCCCTGAAGGTGCGCTTGCCCCAAGTACTCAAGTGGTTACAAGATCATGAGCGGGCAAAAACACCTATTGATGCACTCTGTCTTCAGGAGCTTAAGCTGACTGATGATAAGTATCCGCATCAAGAGCTTGAAGAGGCGGGATATATCAGCATTGCTGCTGGGCAAAAAACTTATAACGGTGTGGCTATTATTGTTCGCAAAGCTGCATTAGCGCCTATTGCTACCGATCATGACACTACTTTTCTAAAGCCAGTCAGAAATATTCCAGAAAATGTAGATGAGCAACAACGCATCTTAGCTGCCACGGTGTGCTTTAAGGGAATGCAACCTATTCGTCTAGTATCAGCATACTTTCCTAATGGGCAGTCGCCCGATAGTGACAAGTTTGTTTACAAACTAGGCTGGCTCAAAGCGTTGGAAAATTGGTTAAGAGAAGAGTTAACTCAGAATAGCCGCTTAGCTCTTTTGGGTGATTTCAATATCGCACCAAGTGATATTGATGTGCATGATCCCTCAAAATGGATTGGGCAAAATCTAGTTTCTCCAGAAGAACGCAAAGCCTTTCAGCAGTTGCTGGAATTGGGCTTAACAGACTCTTTCCGAATGTTTGAGCAAGCGCCCAAATCCTTTAGCTGGTGGGATTACCGCATGATGGGCTTTCGCAGAAACGCCGGTATGCGCATCGACCACATTCTTCTCAGTGATGCGCTTAAAGAAAAGTGCAACTCCAGCATAATCGATAAAGAGCCGCGCACCTGGGAACAGCCTTCAGATCACGCCCCAGTCATCGCAGAAATCAAAAAGGCTTAA
- the glnA gene encoding type I glutamate--ammonia ligase — protein MTKTVADVMKLVKEKECTFVDFRFVDTKGKEQHTTVPISHFDEDKFESGHAFDGSSIAGWKGIEASDMLLMPDPTACYIDPFYEEPTLVITCDVIEPSDGKGYDRDPRSIAKRAESYLKSTGLGDTAYFGPEPEFFIFDGVRWGADMQGCFVKVDSEEAPWSSGAEIEGGNTGHRPGKKGGYFPVAPVDTFHDMRSEMCLILESLGIPVEVHHHEVAGQGQNELGTKFSTLVERADWTIWQKYVIQNVAHAYGKTATFMPKPIVGDNGSGMHVHQSIWKNGENLFAGNGYAGLSEFALFYIGGIIKHAKALNAITNPGTNSYKRLVPGFEAPVKLAYSARNRSASIRIPHVSSPKGRRIETRFPDPLANPYLCFSALMMAGLDGVQNKIHPGEAADKNLYDLPPEEDAKIPTVCASLEEALEALNKDREFLTRGGVFTDSMIDAYIALKMEDVTRFRMTTHPIEFDMYYSL, from the coding sequence ATGACGAAGACCGTCGCTGATGTGATGAAGTTGGTTAAAGAGAAAGAATGTACTTTCGTTGATTTCCGCTTTGTAGATACAAAGGGTAAAGAGCAGCACACAACAGTACCCATTTCCCATTTTGACGAAGACAAATTTGAGAGCGGTCACGCGTTTGACGGTTCATCTATTGCTGGTTGGAAAGGTATTGAAGCATCTGATATGTTGTTGATGCCAGATCCAACAGCTTGCTATATCGACCCATTCTATGAAGAGCCAACATTGGTGATCACATGCGATGTGATAGAGCCTTCAGATGGCAAAGGTTACGACCGTGATCCACGTTCGATCGCTAAGCGTGCTGAGTCCTATTTGAAGAGCACCGGTTTGGGTGATACAGCGTACTTTGGTCCAGAGCCAGAATTTTTTATTTTTGACGGCGTCCGTTGGGGTGCTGACATGCAGGGTTGTTTCGTGAAGGTGGATTCTGAAGAGGCTCCATGGTCTTCAGGTGCCGAAATCGAAGGTGGCAATACTGGACATCGTCCAGGTAAAAAGGGTGGTTACTTCCCAGTTGCTCCAGTAGATACATTCCATGACATGCGTTCTGAAATGTGTTTGATCCTTGAGTCTTTGGGTATCCCTGTTGAAGTGCATCACCATGAAGTTGCTGGCCAAGGTCAAAACGAATTAGGTACCAAGTTCAGCACATTAGTTGAGCGCGCTGACTGGACTATCTGGCAGAAGTATGTCATTCAAAACGTTGCTCATGCATACGGTAAGACAGCCACATTTATGCCTAAACCTATCGTTGGCGACAACGGTTCTGGTATGCACGTTCACCAATCCATTTGGAAGAACGGCGAGAACTTATTTGCTGGTAACGGCTATGCAGGTTTGTCAGAGTTCGCATTGTTCTACATCGGCGGCATTATTAAGCACGCTAAGGCATTGAATGCGATCACCAACCCAGGTACAAACTCATACAAGCGTTTAGTTCCAGGCTTTGAGGCTCCAGTGAAGTTGGCTTACTCTGCACGTAACCGTTCTGCTTCGATTCGTATTCCACACGTTTCAAGCCCTAAGGGTCGTCGTATCGAAACTCGTTTCCCTGATCCACTGGCTAACCCATACCTCTGCTTCTCAGCATTGATGATGGCAGGTTTAGATGGTGTTCAGAACAAGATTCATCCAGGTGAAGCTGCTGACAAGAACTTGTATGACTTGCCACCAGAAGAAGATGCAAAGATCCCAACCGTTTGTGCAAGCTTGGAAGAGGCATTAGAAGCTTTGAACAAAGACCGTGAGTTCTTAACTCGTGGTGGTGTCTTTACAGACTCTATGATCGACGCCTATATCGCTTTGAAGATGGAAGATGTCACACGTTTCCGTATGACGACTCATCCAATCGAATTCGATATGTACTACTCCCTGTAA
- the ntrC gene encoding nitrogen regulation protein NR(I) produces the protein MKPVWIVDDDQSIRWVLEKALARENIPHKSFSNPNDVLDALEKDTPQILISDIRMPRGNGLDLLQNVKETHPLLPVIIMTAYSDLDSAVSSFQGGAFEYLTKPFDIDKAVELIRRAMEQSERNQSGNKEMNGWRQDTTEIIGQAPAVQEVFRAIGRLAQSHSTVLITGESGTGKELVAQALHKHSPRAKGPFVAFSTAAVPKDLLESELFGHERGAFPGALTLRRGRFEQADGGTLFLDEIGEIPFDLQTRLLRALTDGHFYRVGGQDPIKANVRIIASTHQNLEARVAAGAFREDLLHRLNVIRLRMPALRERAEDIPVLARHFMLSCAKSLGVEAKNLSDDVLKEISVMPFPGNVRQLENLCHWLTVMTPSNVIGVSDLPADILAEAGEQPVLLQGESSSHVQLAVKANSVDWESGLGRLAVKMLQDGDPGVYDVLCSKFEKAVLQAALEVTRGRRVEAAQRLGIGRNTITRKLQELGIND, from the coding sequence ATGAAACCCGTTTGGATCGTGGATGATGATCAATCTATTCGTTGGGTCCTGGAAAAGGCGCTTGCTCGTGAGAATATTCCTCACAAGAGTTTTTCTAATCCCAATGATGTGCTTGATGCATTGGAGAAAGATACGCCACAGATATTGATTTCAGATATTCGTATGCCACGGGGCAATGGTTTGGACCTTTTACAAAATGTAAAGGAAACCCATCCACTACTTCCTGTCATCATCATGACTGCTTATTCTGACTTAGACTCAGCGGTATCGTCTTTTCAAGGTGGCGCATTTGAATACCTTACTAAGCCATTTGATATCGATAAAGCGGTTGAGTTGATTCGTCGCGCCATGGAGCAGAGTGAGCGCAATCAATCTGGTAATAAAGAGATGAATGGTTGGAGGCAAGACACCACAGAAATTATTGGCCAAGCTCCGGCAGTGCAAGAGGTCTTTAGAGCGATCGGACGTTTAGCTCAGTCCCATTCAACGGTATTAATTACCGGCGAGTCTGGTACTGGTAAAGAATTGGTTGCGCAAGCATTGCACAAGCATAGTCCCCGCGCGAAAGGCCCCTTTGTTGCCTTTAGTACCGCAGCGGTTCCCAAGGACTTATTGGAGTCAGAGTTGTTTGGCCACGAGCGCGGTGCTTTCCCTGGGGCCTTGACTTTACGCCGTGGGCGCTTTGAACAGGCTGATGGCGGTACCTTATTCTTGGATGAGATTGGTGAAATTCCATTCGACCTACAAACACGTTTATTACGCGCTCTAACCGATGGTCATTTTTACCGTGTTGGCGGTCAAGATCCGATTAAAGCCAATGTACGCATCATTGCATCGACCCACCAAAACTTAGAAGCTCGAGTGGCTGCAGGCGCCTTCCGGGAAGATTTATTGCACCGCCTAAATGTCATTCGCCTGCGCATGCCAGCATTGCGCGAGCGTGCAGAAGATATTCCCGTTTTGGCACGGCATTTCATGCTGTCCTGTGCAAAGTCCTTGGGTGTTGAAGCTAAAAATCTTTCGGATGACGTTTTAAAAGAAATTAGTGTCATGCCATTTCCTGGCAATGTGCGTCAATTGGAAAATCTCTGTCACTGGTTGACAGTAATGACGCCGTCTAATGTTATTGGAGTAAGCGACTTACCTGCTGATATTTTGGCGGAAGCCGGTGAGCAACCGGTACTGTTACAGGGCGAGTCTAGTTCTCATGTGCAGCTTGCTGTTAAAGCTAACTCTGTCGATTGGGAGAGCGGCTTAGGTCGCCTTGCAGTCAAAATGTTGCAGGATGGAGATCCGGGAGTATATGACGTGCTGTGCTCTAAATTTGAAAAGGCAGTGCTACAAGCTGCTCTAGAGGTTACGCGCGGTAGGCGTGTAGAAGCGGCTCAAAGATTGGGTATCGGCCGCAATACCATTACTCGGAAGTTGCAGGAGCTAGGAATTAATGACTGA
- a CDS encoding APC family permease gives MTKGVAPQQLLSPTGAIAIIVGIVIGAGIFKTPSMVAGITGDVGWALSIWIAGSLISIMGALCYAELATAFPHAGGDYHFLTRAYGKNVSFLYGWAKAMVINTGSIALLAFVFGDYMTKVLPIGANSTMYWAALIVIALTLINLIGIHTSAGIQSFLTILEVCGLLAIIVAGFGIFAAPLPIVENPPLFSSNPQLGMLGLGMVFVLLTFGGWNESAYISAELKGTSKTVVTVIVASLAIITVIYLLVNLALINGLGLKVLASSKAAPADLLGLAFGPLGENLLALFVAIAALTSINATMIVGARANYAMGEDWQGLRKMSRWESSRGSPSIAYLVQGLVSLALVGFGALQSDGFEAMVEFTAPVFWIFLFLVGLGLFILRFKDPSVRPFKVPLYPITPLIFCASCGYLAYSSIMYAHSKGAVAISAYVMMAGLVALMYLRLKKSPNN, from the coding sequence ATGACAAAAGGTGTTGCTCCACAGCAATTATTAAGTCCAACTGGGGCAATCGCGATCATTGTTGGGATTGTGATCGGTGCTGGCATTTTTAAAACACCATCTATGGTGGCCGGTATTACAGGCGATGTTGGTTGGGCACTCTCAATCTGGATTGCAGGCTCTTTGATCTCCATCATGGGGGCACTTTGTTATGCAGAATTAGCTACTGCCTTCCCTCATGCCGGTGGTGACTATCATTTCCTAACACGCGCTTACGGCAAGAATGTTTCATTCTTATATGGCTGGGCAAAAGCGATGGTCATCAATACAGGTTCAATAGCTTTATTGGCATTTGTATTCGGTGATTACATGACCAAGGTTTTACCAATCGGAGCCAACTCGACTATGTATTGGGCTGCACTGATCGTAATTGCGCTTACCCTGATCAATCTTATTGGCATCCACACTTCGGCAGGAATACAAAGCTTCTTAACGATTTTGGAAGTATGTGGTCTTTTGGCAATCATCGTCGCAGGTTTCGGAATTTTTGCCGCTCCCTTACCTATAGTCGAAAACCCTCCTTTATTTTCTAGTAACCCTCAACTGGGTATGCTGGGATTGGGAATGGTATTTGTTTTATTAACCTTTGGGGGCTGGAATGAGTCTGCCTATATTTCTGCAGAACTTAAAGGTACTAGTAAGACTGTCGTGACAGTGATTGTGGCTAGTCTTGCAATCATTACCGTGATTTATTTATTAGTGAATCTAGCATTGATTAATGGTCTTGGCTTAAAAGTATTGGCCAGCAGTAAAGCAGCGCCTGCTGATTTATTGGGCCTTGCATTTGGTCCATTGGGTGAAAATTTACTGGCCCTCTTTGTGGCAATTGCCGCCCTTACCAGTATTAATGCCACCATGATTGTGGGAGCTAGAGCAAATTACGCTATGGGCGAGGACTGGCAAGGTTTAAGAAAAATGAGTCGATGGGAATCATCTCGTGGATCGCCAAGCATTGCGTATTTAGTACAAGGGTTGGTTAGCCTTGCTTTGGTGGGTTTTGGAGCCCTACAAAGTGATGGCTTTGAGGCGATGGTGGAGTTCACAGCACCTGTTTTTTGGATCTTCTTATTCTTGGTTGGGCTTGGCTTATTTATCTTGCGCTTTAAAGATCCTTCAGTGCGTCCATTCAAGGTGCCACTTTATCCAATCACCCCACTGATCTTCTGTGCCTCTTGTGGATATCTTGCTTATTCAAGCATCATGTATGCGCATAGCAAAGGAGCTGTTGCGATTTCTGCATACGTGATGATGGCTGGCTTAGTGGCGCTGATGTATTTGAGATTGAAAAAGTCTCCCAATAATTAG